In one window of Chryseobacterium viscerum DNA:
- a CDS encoding efflux RND transporter periplasmic adaptor subunit, with protein MNNKLVILSIAALSLTACKKEAPKQDGAKPYPVVSVESKNIVGYQTFPATIQGRVNNDVRAKIQGYITQVLVDEGQYVTKGQPLFRLETNILNENAAASKAGIGAAESSVAAAQASVNAAQVEVNKLKPLVQKNIISNVQLQTAQAQLAQAQAQLQQANASKRQAQANYKGVEANIEYSIIRAPISGVIGRLPLKVGSLVGPSDQTPLTTISDTSGIYAYFAMNEKEYFDFLEKSPGASMPEKIKNLPMVELQLANGSLYPEKGKIEAITGQIDPTTGTIQFRVAFSNAQKLLSNGNSGTIRFPQHYDNVLVVPESATYEQQGIVYVYKVEKGDTARNIVVNVIDRIDNLALIKSGVNRGEKVIAAGIGGLKPGTAVKPKPIKMDSLVQSIKPKF; from the coding sequence ATGAATAATAAGCTAGTTATACTTTCCATTGCAGCGCTTTCACTGACAGCCTGCAAAAAAGAAGCTCCGAAACAGGATGGTGCCAAGCCGTATCCTGTTGTTTCCGTGGAGTCAAAAAATATAGTGGGTTATCAGACGTTTCCGGCTACCATTCAGGGTAGGGTAAACAATGATGTACGTGCAAAAATACAGGGATATATTACCCAGGTATTGGTAGATGAAGGACAATATGTTACAAAAGGACAGCCTTTGTTCCGTTTGGAAACCAATATCCTGAACGAAAATGCGGCCGCTTCCAAAGCAGGAATCGGGGCTGCTGAATCCAGTGTTGCCGCTGCTCAGGCTTCTGTAAATGCTGCTCAGGTTGAAGTAAATAAACTAAAACCTTTGGTTCAGAAAAATATCATCAGTAATGTACAGCTGCAGACTGCACAAGCTCAGCTGGCACAGGCTCAAGCCCAGCTACAACAGGCCAATGCTTCCAAAAGACAGGCACAAGCCAATTACAAAGGAGTAGAAGCCAATATCGAATATTCCATCATTCGTGCTCCTATTTCAGGGGTGATCGGGAGGCTGCCGTTGAAAGTAGGAAGCTTGGTAGGACCGTCTGATCAGACACCTCTGACGACGATTTCTGATACGTCTGGGATCTATGCTTACTTTGCAATGAATGAAAAAGAATATTTTGATTTCCTTGAAAAATCTCCGGGAGCTTCTATGCCTGAAAAAATCAAAAACTTACCAATGGTTGAGCTTCAACTGGCCAATGGAAGTCTTTATCCTGAAAAAGGAAAAATAGAAGCTATTACCGGTCAGATTGATCCTACAACGGGGACCATCCAGTTCAGAGTTGCTTTCTCGAATGCGCAGAAATTATTAAGTAATGGTAACAGTGGAACCATCAGATTCCCTCAGCATTATGATAATGTTCTTGTTGTACCTGAAAGTGCTACTTACGAGCAACAGGGTATTGTTTACGTATATAAAGTAGAAAAAGGAGATACGGCCAGAAATATTGTTGTAAATGTTATTGACAGAATCGACAATTTAGCGCTTATCAAATCAGGAGTTAATAGAGGTGAAAAAGTTATTGCCGCTGGTATCGGAGGTTTGAAACCGGGAACAGCAGTGAAACCAAAGCCAATCAAAATGGATAGTCTTGTTCAATCAATAAAACCGAAATTCTAA